One Thermococcus sp. LS1 genomic window carries:
- a CDS encoding isoprenylcysteine carboxylmethyltransferase family protein, which produces MLYALGVLLFLLLSLYSWFGIKRTYEKGEILPLHVSAAIWIGDTLHSILVLWASLRGFWLMPINATAALIGGSVLAVVGLVIMLLGMLEFRSFKRMSGLDSSKLITTGIYRYSRNPQYIGWFLALIGISIMGRSGLALLLTIALIIGIHLYNVKLEEPYLERIFGEEYRRYKESTPRYFGMPKRRNK; this is translated from the coding sequence ATGCTCTATGCGCTTGGCGTTCTTTTATTTCTCCTTCTATCTCTCTACTCATGGTTTGGAATAAAGAGGACTTATGAAAAGGGAGAAATATTACCTCTCCACGTTTCGGCTGCAATATGGATAGGTGATACACTCCACTCTATTCTGGTGCTCTGGGCCTCGTTAAGAGGGTTCTGGCTGATGCCCATTAACGCAACCGCTGCCTTAATCGGTGGTTCTGTGCTCGCTGTTGTAGGACTTGTCATAATGCTCCTCGGCATGCTGGAGTTCCGCTCATTCAAGAGGATGTCTGGTTTGGATTCCTCAAAACTCATAACCACAGGCATATACCGCTACAGCAGGAACCCTCAGTATATCGGATGGTTCTTGGCTCTCATTGGAATATCCATTATGGGACGCTCAGGGCTTGCGCTTTTGCTCACGATAGCACTCATTATTGGGATTCACTTGTATAACGTCAAGCTTGAAGAACCCTATTTAGAGCGTATATTCGGAGAGGAATACAGGAGGTATAAAGAGAGCACTCCGAGGTATTTTGGAATGCCCAAAAGAAGGAATAAATGA